Below is a genomic region from Isosphaeraceae bacterium EP7.
CGGACATCGGCGAAACCCGCGGTCGAATTCCGGGCCGACCCACCGGTCCCCACCCCGACCGCCCCGCACATGCCGCGGGCCGTCCAGCCCGCCCCGACGGCTCCTATCGAGTCACGAAACCGCTGCGAGGACGAATGAGAGCCGTGAGGCTGTCATGGATCGCGAAATCGGAGATCACCGGTCGGTAGTCTCCGGCTTGGAGATCGGTGCGGGTGCGTCGTCCAGATAGAAGACCTCGCTGAGCTTGCCCAGGAGCTTGCCGGCCGCGGAGGGGGTGACAACTTCGTTCATAGGCAGGCCGTTCAAGAAGAAGGCGAATGCCAGCTTTCGGCCGCCCGCGGTGTCAATGTAGCCGGCAAGCGCCTTGCTCGTGAGAATCGACTTGCCGTTGAGCGAGTTGCCCACGAAGTAGGTTCCCGTCTTCGCCTTCACGTGGCCAATCGCGGGGCTATCCGACGGAACCGCACTGGCGAGGGTGCCTGTTCCGCCCAGGATCGGGAGGGCATCCTCGTAGGCCGGAAAGTCGTCGCGAGCGGCCATCGTGCGGAGCAAGGCAACGGTCCCCCTGGGCGTCACCATGTCGGCTCGCTCGCCCCCGGCACCGCCGCCGAAGGAGGCCGAGCCGGGAGCGACGCCCAGATGCTGGAGAATCTGGCCTTCGCGCCTCAGACCCTCGCGGGCCGTGCGCTCGCCGTGATGGGCCGCGATCAGGAGCGGCAGGGTGCTGGCGTGCAGGTTGTGGCTGACTTTGAGAATGACTCGTACGAATTCCTTGAGCGGCGGTGAAGTGTACTCGGCCACCTTGGGCAAGCCGGCGACCTCCGCCTGGCTGGGCAGGTCCTTCTCCTCGTTCGAACCGAGCGGCGAGACCGAGACTTCGACGCCGCGGCGGCGCAATGTCTCGATGAAGACGGCGCGGGCAAACGACGCGGGCTGATCGGCTTCATAGATCGCCACGACCGGGCCGTGACCGGCAGGAACCTTACCTTTGACGACGAACCGTCGAGGGCCGGCGACCTCGATCGAGATCGACGGCTTCGTTCCAGATTCCTCTGTGACGACGCGAGACTCGTAGGTCACGTAGGACGTCGGTGGGACGATCGAGACTTCGGCGGCATCGCCCGGCTTGGCACCCGCTTTGACCACGACGTCGATCAGGTTGTCGTTGATGACGATCGGCGAGACGTTTTCCGGTCCGCTTCCCGAACTCTTCGCCGGGGCGAAGTAGCGATCGTCGACCAGCACGTTGCCTTCGACCTTGGTGATCCCGGCGGCCTTCACGCCATCGGCCAGCTCGATCAGGCCCGCGAGCGGGTCGGCATCGATCAGCTTGGCGCCCGAGTAGATGTGATCATCGCCGTTGAACAGGAGCCGGCCATCGGAGCCGGTGCGCCCCCCCATGCTCAGGTCGCCCTTGGCGACGAGGATCAGGTCGCCTTTAAGCGTCCCGTCGACCACGTCGCCCTTGCGCACGACGGGGGTCTTGAACCGGTAGTCTGGCCCCAGGTCGCTCCAGGCGGCGGCGGTGCTGAAGAGCTTGGTGACCGAGGCCGGCCCGAACATCTGGTCGGGGTTGCGGGCGTAAATCGTGGCGCCCGACGAAACGTCGACGACGAGAAGTCCCCAGTGGGCGTCGCGAAAGGACGGAGTTCCGAGGACAGTCTCGACCCGACTCTCCAGCGATTCTCGCGGTGCCGTCGGGGTCTGGGCGTGGGCGCCCACACCGAGGGCCAGTACCAGGATCGATCCCAGCCGGGTCGCGGAATGTACCTTCATCGGAGCCCTCCCCATCACGGTCGGTCAAATCGTGGAACCGGCGGGCGTCGATCCGCCGATGTCGAAGCCCCGGAGAGATGGGGCACTCCGCATCGAACCTTCGGGACGTACGAAGCCCGGCGGCCGGATCCGTCTCGTCCGGCTGCCGGGCTATCCATGTGCTGATCGGATGTCAGGACTCGAGGATATGCAGGGCGTCGTCGGTGTGGACGCTGCCCGTGAGTAACGCCCGCTTCACTTCCTGGATCGCCTGCGTGACCTTGATGTCGCGCGGGCAGGCGCTGGTGCAATTGAAGACCGTGCGGCAGCGCCAGACGCCCTCGGCATCATTCAGGATGTCGAGTCGTTCGGCGGCCCCGCGGTCGCGGGAGTCGAAGATGAAGCGGTGAGCATTGACGATGGCGGCGGGGCCGACGTATTTCTGGTCGCCCCAGAACGGCGGGCAGGCGGTGGTGCAGCAGGCGCAGAGGATGCACTTGGTGGTGTCGTCGAACCGAGCCCGTTCCTCGGGCGTCTGGATGCGCTCCGTGGTGGGCGGCGGGTCGTCATTGACCAGGTAGGGCATCACGGCCTTGTAGTGGTCGAAGAACGGCTTCATGTCGACGATCAGGTCCTTGATCACCGGCAGGCCGAGGATCGGCTCGACGGTGAGGGTGTCGCCTCGCACGTTCTTCACCAGGATCTTGCACGCCAGGGCGTTGACGCCATTGATGCGCATGGCATCGGAGCCGCAGACGCCGTGGGCGCACGAGCGTCGCAGGCCGAGGCTATCGTCGTGCAGCCACTTCACATTCTGGATGACGTCGAGGACCCGGTCGAGCGGGTCGGCCTCGATGTCGTATTCTTCCCAGCGCGGGGGCTGGTCCAGCTCAGGGTCGTACCGCTTGATCCGGACCTTGAGCGTGCGGGTCGCGGCTGCGATGGACATGGGTGGTGAATCCTGCTCGGGCGGTTCGTGTGTGCGAGTGCAACGCTCGACGCGGTCGGGCCTTCAACTCAGTATTTGCGGATTTCGAGTGGGTATTTGGAGACCTGCTGGCCGTCCTTCTCGACGTAGATGATGTCGACCGGCATGTAGTCGACCTTCGTCCCGCCATCGGGGGCCTGCGAGACCATGCTGTGCGCGAAGAAATCGACGTCATTGCGGTCCGGGAAGTCTTCTCGCGAATGACCGCCGCGGCTCTCGCGCCTGGCCAGGGCGCTGGCGACGGTGGCCTCGGCGAGGTCGAGCAAGCAACCGAGCTCGAGCACTTCCAGCAGGCCGGTATTGAAGATCGAGCCCTTGTCCTGCACGCCGACGCGAGAGTACGCCTCTTTGAGGCGGGCGATGTCTGACTTCGCCTTCTCCAGGGTCTCGGCCGTGCGGTAGACGCCGCAGTTGTCCATCATGGTGGACTGCATCTCGTCGCGAATTTTGACCCACGGCTCGGACCTGGGCCTCGACAGCAGGGCGTCGATCGCGGCCCTCGTCGGGGCTTCGGGATTGGGGGGCAGTTCGCCGAAATTCACCGAATGGGCATGTTCGGCCATGTGGCGGCCAGCCCGCTTGCCGTAGACGACGAGGTCGACAAGGCTGTTTGTGCCTAGCCGATTCGCGCCATGCACGCTGACGCAGGCCGATTCGCCTGCGGCGTAGAGCCCCTTGACAATCCCTCCCGAGGCATTGCTGCGGACCCGGCCGTGGATATCCGTAGGCACCCCGCCCATGGCGTAGTGCGCCGTCGGCTGGATGGGCATCGGCTCCTTGATGGGATCGACGCCCAGATAGGTGCGGGCGAATTCGATAATGTCGGGGAGACGTCGCTCCACCCAGGCGTCGTCCACGTCGTGGCCGGTCGGGCTGGTCTTGTACCGGTTGATCGTCTGGGCCCGGATGTCCAGGTGGACGAAATCCTTGCCGTCGACCCCGCGGCCAGCTCGGACTTCCTGATATATCGAGCGCGAGCAGACATCGCGGCTGGCCAGGTCCTTCAGGTTCGGAGCGTAAGTCTCCATGAACCTCTCGCCCTTGCCGTTGAACATCACCCCGCCGTCGCCGCGGCAGGCTTCCGACAGCAAGATCCCCAGGCGATAGATGCCCGTCGGGTGGAACTGGTAGAACTCCATGTCCTCCAGCGGTAGCCCATGCCGATAGGCGATCGCCGGGCCGTCGCCGGTGAGGGCGTAGGCGTTGGAGGAGACTTTGAACATCCTGCCGAACCCGCCGGTGGCCAGCAACACGCTCTTGGCGTGGAACGTGTGCAATTGTCCGGTGGCGATCTCGATCGCGACGATTCCGCGGCACTCCCCATCCTCGATGATGAGGTCGAGCATGTGGAATTCGTCGAAGAAGGTGACCCCCTGCTTGATGCACTGCTGATAGAGGGTCTGCAGGATCATGTGACCGGTTCGGTCGGCGGCGTGACAGGCACGCATGACTGGAACGCGAGGCTTGGCGGCCTCGGTGCCGGGGGCCGCTGAGGGGTCGTACTTGGGGTTCGGCTTGGTGTGGCCGCCGAACCGACGCTGGCTGATCCGCCCGTCCGCGGTGCGGTCGAATGGCAGGCCCATATGCTCGAGGTCATAAATCGCGTCGACGGCCTCGCGGCAGAGGATCTCCGCCGCGGTCTGGTCGACCATGAAGTCGCCGCCCTTGATCGTGTCGTAGGCGTGATTCTCCCAGGAATCGCTCTCGAGGTTGGAAAGCGCCGCGGCGATTCCCCCCTGGGCGGCCCCGGTATGCGAGCGGACGGGGTAAAGCTTGCTGACGACGGCGGTGCCGACTCGCTTGCTCGACTCGAGCGCGGCCATCATGCCCGCGCCGCCGGCCCCGACGATGATGTTGTCGAATCTGTGGTAATTCATAGAGTCTTGATTGACGCGAACGTGTCGCGGGAATGGGTGAATCGATCGGTCGCGGGCGGGCGATCGGGCGGGCGGCATAGGTTGGCGGATGAGTCAGGGCCGGCGATCGAGGCCGACCTCGATCCGGGCCGGATGAGAGGTGGTAGCGGCGGGGGCTGAAACGACGGAGCCGGCCCGCTCAGCCTTCCACTTCTCGATGTATTCCTTGTCCTGCTGGAAAAGCAAGATGGCATAGGAGCCGATGACAATCAGGCCGATGGTGGCGGTCCAGATCAAGGTGTGCACCACGACCCGCCGGCCCGGTCGACTGATGTACTCGTCGAGGATCTGGCGCAGTCCGTTGAATCCGTGGAACACGGCCAGATTGATCATCGTCAGGTCCCAGAGCCGCCAGAAGACGCCGGTCTTCGGGTCGGCCCAACGGGAGGCGACGAAGTAGTAATTGATGTTCTCGACGTTGTTCAAAATGTGGGTGATGAACAGATGACCCAGGGCCAGGAAGACGAGGAACAGGCCCGAGATCCGCATGAAGAACCAGGCGAACAGCTCGAAGCCGCCTGCCGGCTTGATCCGTCGCCCCGCGTTGGAACGCGCCACGAGTGTCACCCCTTTATCGACTGTGTCTGTGCGAGACGGAAGGTCTCGATCGTCGGTGGATCGTCAGACCGAAGGCCCGCCGAGGGCATTCCTGGCTCAGTGACCGGCGCCGATGGGCGCGAGCGTGGCACCGCCGCCGACGGGCGCGGTGGCCGCGGCCCCGTGGTGAGCCGGAGGCTGCATGAGCGAGTAGAAGACCCAGGCGGTGACCGGCAGCATGATGGCCACGAACAGGCCCAGGACCACCGTGAAGATCTGCTTCTGGTGCGCCACGGCGCCCGGCCAGAAGTCGAACAGGATGATCCGGACCCCGTTGATTGCGTGGAAGAGCACGCAGGCGATCAACCCAAGCTCGGCGAACCGGAAGCCCCAGCGGAGGCTCCACCAGTAACCGTTGAGCCCGATCCAGTCCGGGAGCCCCCCGACCGTGCCGCCATAGATCGCCACCGTGTGGTCGTAGAGGCCCGGATAGGCCACGACGAAAAACGTGTCGATGATGTGGATGATCAGGAAGAACAGGATGCCCAGCCCGGTGATCCGGTGGACGAGCCAGGACCACTGGCCGATCCCGCCCCCGTAGCGAAGGCCTTCAACAATCCGCGCCAGGGTGCCGCGTTTGTAGGCCTGCGGGCGATGCAAAGTCTGTGACATGAAAGGCGGGTGTCCCGATGGCTCGGGCCGGTCTTCGGGCGAGGCGTTGACCCAATGAACTGTGGGTCGCCCGATCCGAATTACGTTCCGGGGAAGGGCGGCGGGCGGAAGGGCGCCTTCGCCTCTAATTCCGCCGCAGCGATCCCGATCTCGACCCGGCTCCGTCCCTGTTTTTGTAAGTGGACGGCGACCTAGGGTCAAGAGGGCGGCGAGATTTCCCCGGCGATCGAACTCGTCAACGGTTCAGTTGCAACGATGAAGCACGAAAGAGGCCGCCGATCGTCTTACGCACGACCGCCGAGACCGGGCTGCCGTGGCAGAGATTTTCCCTGAGGTCTTCGAGCCACCCGCTGTCGGGGACGAGCGAAGGTTCCGCCTCGACGATGAGCAGATCCTTGGGACGGCCACGAGGGACGACTTGGAGCACCAGTCGAGTACGAGTCCCCCTGGA
It encodes:
- a CDS encoding succinate dehydrogenase iron-sulfur subunit, whose protein sequence is MSIAAATRTLKVRIKRYDPELDQPPRWEEYDIEADPLDRVLDVIQNVKWLHDDSLGLRRSCAHGVCGSDAMRINGVNALACKILVKNVRGDTLTVEPILGLPVIKDLIVDMKPFFDHYKAVMPYLVNDDPPPTTERIQTPEERARFDDTTKCILCACCTTACPPFWGDQKYVGPAAIVNAHRFIFDSRDRGAAERLDILNDAEGVWRCRTVFNCTSACPRDIKVTQAIQEVKRALLTGSVHTDDALHILES
- a CDS encoding succinate dehydrogenase; translation: MSQTLHRPQAYKRGTLARIVEGLRYGGGIGQWSWLVHRITGLGILFFLIIHIIDTFFVVAYPGLYDHTVAIYGGTVGGLPDWIGLNGYWWSLRWGFRFAELGLIACVLFHAINGVRIILFDFWPGAVAHQKQIFTVVLGLFVAIMLPVTAWVFYSLMQPPAHHGAAATAPVGGGATLAPIGAGH
- a CDS encoding succinate dehydrogenase hydrophobic membrane anchor subunit — protein: MARSNAGRRIKPAGGFELFAWFFMRISGLFLVFLALGHLFITHILNNVENINYYFVASRWADPKTGVFWRLWDLTMINLAVFHGFNGLRQILDEYISRPGRRVVVHTLIWTATIGLIVIGSYAILLFQQDKEYIEKWKAERAGSVVSAPAATTSHPARIEVGLDRRP
- the dacB gene encoding D-alanyl-D-alanine carboxypeptidase/D-alanyl-D-alanine-endopeptidase yields the protein MKVHSATRLGSILVLALGVGAHAQTPTAPRESLESRVETVLGTPSFRDAHWGLLVVDVSSGATIYARNPDQMFGPASVTKLFSTAAAWSDLGPDYRFKTPVVRKGDVVDGTLKGDLILVAKGDLSMGGRTGSDGRLLFNGDDHIYSGAKLIDADPLAGLIELADGVKAAGITKVEGNVLVDDRYFAPAKSSGSGPENVSPIVINDNLIDVVVKAGAKPGDAAEVSIVPPTSYVTYESRVVTEESGTKPSISIEVAGPRRFVVKGKVPAGHGPVVAIYEADQPASFARAVFIETLRRRGVEVSVSPLGSNEEKDLPSQAEVAGLPKVAEYTSPPLKEFVRVILKVSHNLHASTLPLLIAAHHGERTAREGLRREGQILQHLGVAPGSASFGGGAGGERADMVTPRGTVALLRTMAARDDFPAYEDALPILGGTGTLASAVPSDSPAIGHVKAKTGTYFVGNSLNGKSILTSKALAGYIDTAGGRKLAFAFFLNGLPMNEVVTPSAAGKLLGKLSEVFYLDDAPAPISKPETTDR
- the sdhA gene encoding succinate dehydrogenase flavoprotein subunit, giving the protein MNYHRFDNIIVGAGGAGMMAALESSKRVGTAVVSKLYPVRSHTGAAQGGIAAALSNLESDSWENHAYDTIKGGDFMVDQTAAEILCREAVDAIYDLEHMGLPFDRTADGRISQRRFGGHTKPNPKYDPSAAPGTEAAKPRVPVMRACHAADRTGHMILQTLYQQCIKQGVTFFDEFHMLDLIIEDGECRGIVAIEIATGQLHTFHAKSVLLATGGFGRMFKVSSNAYALTGDGPAIAYRHGLPLEDMEFYQFHPTGIYRLGILLSEACRGDGGVMFNGKGERFMETYAPNLKDLASRDVCSRSIYQEVRAGRGVDGKDFVHLDIRAQTINRYKTSPTGHDVDDAWVERRLPDIIEFARTYLGVDPIKEPMPIQPTAHYAMGGVPTDIHGRVRSNASGGIVKGLYAAGESACVSVHGANRLGTNSLVDLVVYGKRAGRHMAEHAHSVNFGELPPNPEAPTRAAIDALLSRPRSEPWVKIRDEMQSTMMDNCGVYRTAETLEKAKSDIARLKEAYSRVGVQDKGSIFNTGLLEVLELGCLLDLAEATVASALARRESRGGHSREDFPDRNDVDFFAHSMVSQAPDGGTKVDYMPVDIIYVEKDGQQVSKYPLEIRKY